The following are encoded together in the Mesoterricola sediminis genome:
- a CDS encoding flagellar motor protein MotB: MAEQQPEVKIKFVKKKGGHAAAHGGAWKVAYADLVTAMMAFFLLMWLLNSSSQNTKAGIAGSFQDPNFFNTEKGKAIMEAYKLEKGGILPGGRGMKEGTGDGGSGPENVDFEGAAIEAEQKAMEETAKTIDKAFHEDKVLQTFQDQISFEFTDEGLRIQLQDRAAQVLFDSGSATLKPYTLTILKEIAKELGKLPNHILIGGHTDAVQYPKQAYTNWELSADRANSARRVLESAGLRAGQVRRVTGYADTQPLEGKDPKDPMNRRISIVVLSSATEKAEQDRQKAKPKGK, from the coding sequence ATGGCCGAGCAGCAACCGGAAGTCAAAATCAAGTTCGTCAAGAAGAAGGGCGGCCACGCCGCCGCCCACGGCGGCGCCTGGAAGGTGGCCTACGCCGACCTCGTGACGGCCATGATGGCGTTCTTCCTGCTCATGTGGCTGCTCAACTCCAGCTCCCAGAACACCAAGGCGGGCATCGCCGGTTCCTTCCAGGACCCCAACTTCTTCAACACGGAAAAGGGCAAGGCCATCATGGAGGCCTACAAGCTGGAAAAGGGAGGCATCCTGCCGGGCGGACGAGGCATGAAGGAGGGCACCGGCGACGGGGGCAGCGGCCCCGAGAACGTGGACTTCGAAGGGGCGGCGATCGAGGCCGAGCAGAAGGCCATGGAGGAGACCGCCAAGACCATCGACAAGGCCTTCCACGAGGACAAGGTCCTCCAGACCTTCCAGGACCAGATCAGCTTCGAGTTCACCGACGAGGGCCTCCGGATCCAGCTCCAGGACCGGGCGGCCCAGGTCCTCTTCGATTCGGGCAGCGCCACCCTCAAGCCCTACACCCTGACCATCCTCAAGGAAATCGCCAAGGAACTGGGCAAGCTGCCGAACCACATCCTCATCGGGGGGCACACGGACGCCGTCCAGTACCCCAAGCAGGCCTACACCAACTGGGAGCTGAGCGCCGACCGGGCCAACTCCGCCCGCCGGGTCCTGGAATCCGCCGGCCTCCGCGCGGGCCAGGTCCGCCGGGTCACCGGCTACGCGGACACCCAGCCCCTGGAGGGCAAGGATCCCAAGGACCCCATGAACCGCCGCATTTCCATCGTGGTCCTCAGCAGCGCCACCGAAAAGGCCGAGCAGGACCGGCAGAAGGCCAAGCCCAAGGGCAAGTAG
- a CDS encoding cupin domain-containing protein, producing MPAPDPTTLKGLVDSTPAESLLIRLADYYAGRTLPEKGVDSEVKYDCPRTQLMVRTLVKGSSIGAHFHTVSDEYVIVVGGRGEILVNGTWKTVKMGDVHVCPRGIVHDTRAPEENLRYLSIFTPHLPPGTDINWIQ from the coding sequence ATGCCCGCCCCTGATCCGACCACCCTGAAGGGCCTCGTCGATTCGACGCCGGCCGAAAGCTTGCTCATTCGCTTGGCCGACTACTATGCCGGCCGCACCCTCCCCGAGAAGGGCGTGGACAGCGAGGTGAAGTACGACTGCCCCCGGACCCAGCTGATGGTGCGCACCCTCGTGAAGGGCTCCAGCATCGGCGCCCACTTCCACACCGTCAGCGACGAATATGTGATCGTCGTGGGGGGACGGGGCGAAATCCTGGTCAACGGCACGTGGAAAACGGTGAAAATGGGTGACGTGCACGTCTGCCCCCGGGGGATCGTCCACGACACGCGGGCGCCGGAGGAGAACCTCCGCTACCTGTCCATCTTCACGCCGCACCTTCCCCCGGGAACTGACATCAACTGGATCCAGTAG
- a CDS encoding carbonic anhydrase produces the protein MRRLTPLMVCFIALASAMAQSPQKSAAQTRLRALELEAAGLRRTLLGAAQSPDGPEAASPAGALLALQEGNERFVRGLRIRSQMGALDPGAREALAKGQAPFAVIITCSDSRLADNFIFDQELGRLFTIREAGNAPDLQGLASAEYAVEHLGSRIIVVLGHESCGAVKAVQEAGPTPLPGNLWSLQAAMAGLLDSVPRGGESAGAHLSHLVEANARRQAESVLARSPLLLERCAKGSLSVVPAVYDLATGKVRFLPAVVPGHGEKTGGHS, from the coding sequence ATGCGCCGGCTCACCCCCCTGATGGTTTGTTTCATCGCCCTGGCCTCCGCCATGGCCCAGTCCCCCCAGAAATCCGCCGCCCAGACCCGCCTCAGGGCCCTGGAACTGGAGGCAGCCGGCCTGAGGCGGACCCTCCTGGGCGCCGCCCAGTCCCCGGATGGCCCCGAGGCCGCCAGCCCGGCAGGTGCGCTCCTCGCCCTCCAGGAAGGTAATGAGCGCTTCGTGCGCGGCCTGCGCATCCGGTCCCAGATGGGCGCCCTGGATCCCGGCGCCCGCGAAGCCCTGGCCAAGGGCCAGGCCCCCTTCGCCGTCATCATCACCTGCAGCGACAGCCGCCTGGCCGACAACTTCATCTTCGACCAGGAACTGGGCCGCCTCTTCACCATCCGGGAAGCGGGCAACGCGCCCGACCTCCAGGGCCTGGCCAGCGCCGAATACGCCGTCGAGCACCTGGGCTCGCGGATCATCGTGGTCCTGGGCCACGAATCCTGCGGGGCCGTGAAGGCCGTCCAGGAGGCCGGCCCCACCCCCCTGCCCGGCAACCTGTGGAGCCTCCAGGCCGCCATGGCCGGCCTCCTGGACAGCGTCCCCCGGGGCGGTGAATCCGCCGGGGCCCACCTCTCCCATCTGGTGGAGGCCAACGCGCGGCGCCAGGCGGAGAGCGTCCTCGCCCGCAGTCCCCTCCTCCTGGAACGCTGCGCCAAGGGCAGCCTGAGCGTCGTCCCGGCCGTGTACGACCTGGCCACCGGCAAGGTGCGCTTCCTGCCCGCCGTCGTGCCCGGCCACGGCGAAAAAACCGGGGGCCACAGCTAG
- a CDS encoding nitronate monooxygenase: MTCSQPFRADNPLFFQGWHPFSADALTAAFAGAGGLGVIRMPAFPDGEALVERLAELRRAGQVGMDMRGVLGDLSGRMEHAAKQLSAFVVHGSEIVPARLEALKAWGVPRVVEVRDALEAKLAAAQGASALLVAEGEALAERLRRMARETGLPCFAPAAGAAEGEALLAGGASGLQLRGPSLLREGAADFLEGFRRRMAQALERPALEALVGAPQAELPRLRIRNLDIPYPVIQGGMGIGVSWENLAGNVARCGCVGIVSAIGTGYRYPELAAHVAGRPSQPENLNSSEALTRILHSAREIAGPKGVIGVNILCAINDYDRVVRDSVAAGAQLIISGAGLPLGLPGLVGDADVALVPIVSSARALKLICKTWQRKYDRLPDAVVLEGPESGGHQGFSLEQCTDPAYSLEALVPEVVAERNAWGSFPVIAAGGVWDRADIDRLLALGADGVQMATRFIGTFECDAHPRFKEVILRADKSTIALHGSPVGMPARGVKTPLHARIAMGTAPRIRCISNCVAPCGHGKGAAEVGYCIADSLGDAWGGDVEQGLFFTGSSGWKLRELVHVRDLVGEITQDYGLSRLREA; encoded by the coding sequence ATGACCTGCTCCCAGCCCTTCCGGGCGGACAACCCATTGTTCTTTCAAGGGTGGCACCCCTTTTCCGCCGACGCGCTGACGGCGGCCTTCGCCGGGGCTGGGGGCCTGGGCGTCATCCGCATGCCGGCCTTCCCGGATGGGGAGGCCCTCGTGGAGCGCCTGGCCGAACTGCGCCGGGCCGGCCAGGTGGGCATGGACATGCGCGGGGTCCTGGGCGACCTGTCCGGACGCATGGAACATGCGGCCAAGCAATTGTCGGCCTTCGTCGTCCACGGGTCGGAGATCGTTCCCGCCCGCCTCGAGGCGCTCAAGGCCTGGGGCGTGCCCCGCGTCGTGGAAGTGAGGGACGCCCTGGAGGCCAAGCTCGCCGCGGCCCAGGGGGCGTCCGCCCTGCTCGTGGCCGAGGGCGAGGCCCTGGCCGAACGGCTCCGCCGCATGGCCCGGGAGACCGGGCTGCCCTGTTTCGCGCCCGCCGCGGGCGCCGCCGAGGGCGAGGCCCTCCTGGCCGGGGGCGCCTCCGGGCTCCAGCTGCGGGGCCCCTCCCTCCTGCGGGAAGGCGCCGCGGACTTCCTCGAGGGCTTCCGGCGCCGGATGGCCCAGGCCCTGGAGCGCCCGGCCCTGGAGGCCCTGGTGGGCGCCCCCCAGGCCGAACTGCCCCGGCTGCGCATCCGCAACCTGGACATCCCCTATCCCGTCATCCAGGGCGGCATGGGCATCGGCGTCTCCTGGGAGAACCTGGCCGGGAACGTCGCCCGGTGCGGCTGCGTGGGCATCGTGTCCGCCATCGGCACCGGCTACCGCTACCCGGAGCTCGCCGCCCACGTGGCGGGTCGCCCCAGCCAGCCCGAGAACCTGAACAGCTCCGAGGCCCTCACCCGCATCCTCCACAGCGCCCGGGAGATCGCGGGCCCCAAGGGGGTCATCGGGGTGAACATCCTGTGCGCCATCAATGACTACGATCGGGTGGTCCGGGATTCGGTCGCCGCCGGCGCCCAGCTGATCATCTCCGGCGCGGGCCTGCCCCTCGGGCTCCCCGGGCTGGTGGGGGACGCGGACGTGGCCCTGGTGCCCATCGTCTCCTCGGCGCGGGCCCTCAAGCTGATCTGCAAGACCTGGCAGCGCAAGTACGACCGGCTCCCCGACGCCGTCGTCCTGGAGGGCCCCGAATCCGGCGGCCACCAGGGCTTCTCGCTGGAGCAGTGCACCGATCCCGCCTACAGCCTGGAGGCCCTGGTGCCCGAGGTGGTGGCCGAGCGCAACGCCTGGGGCAGCTTCCCCGTCATCGCCGCCGGGGGCGTCTGGGACCGGGCCGACATCGACCGCCTCCTGGCCCTGGGGGCCGACGGCGTCCAGATGGCGACCCGCTTCATCGGCACCTTCGAGTGCGACGCCCACCCCCGCTTCAAGGAGGTCATCCTCCGCGCGGACAAGAGCACCATCGCCCTCCATGGGTCTCCCGTGGGCATGCCGGCCCGGGGCGTGAAAACCCCCCTCCACGCCCGCATCGCCATGGGCACCGCCCCCCGCATCCGCTGCATCTCCAACTGCGTGGCCCCCTGCGGGCACGGCAAGGGCGCGGCCGAGGTGGGCTACTGCATCGCGGACAGCCTGGGCGACGCCTGGGGCGGGGACGTGGAGCAGGGGCTCTTCTTCACCGGCAGCAGCGGCTGGAAGCTCCGCGAACTGGTCCACGTGCGGGACCTGGTGGGGGAGATCACCCAGGACTACGGCCTGTCGCGCCTGCGGGAAGCCTAG
- a CDS encoding 5' nucleotidase, NT5C type, whose product MASPPIALFDMDGTLADYHGRLRADLARIAAPGEGVGDLFGEGVPAYMEARRHVITSQAGWWLGLAPFPLGWDILHLVQDLGFRIVVLTKGPSSKPGAWTEKVQWCDRHLKGVVEGITITHDKGLVYGKVLVDDYPDYIERWLAYRPRGMAVMPAHPHNEGFSHPQVVRYDGTNLEAVRRAVLACLRRDDACEDDGA is encoded by the coding sequence ATGGCCAGTCCCCCCATCGCCCTGTTCGACATGGACGGCACCTTGGCCGACTACCATGGCCGGCTGCGGGCGGACCTGGCGCGGATCGCGGCCCCCGGGGAGGGCGTCGGGGACCTGTTCGGCGAGGGGGTGCCCGCCTACATGGAGGCCCGCCGGCATGTCATCACCTCCCAGGCTGGTTGGTGGCTCGGCTTGGCGCCGTTCCCCCTGGGCTGGGACATCCTGCACCTGGTCCAGGACCTGGGCTTCCGGATCGTGGTGCTCACCAAGGGACCCTCGAGCAAGCCGGGCGCCTGGACGGAGAAGGTGCAGTGGTGCGACCGCCACCTCAAGGGGGTGGTGGAGGGCATCACCATCACCCACGACAAGGGGCTGGTCTACGGCAAGGTCCTCGTGGACGATTACCCCGACTACATCGAACGCTGGCTGGCCTACCGGCCCCGGGGCATGGCGGTCATGCCCGCCCATCCCCACAACGAAGGGTTCTCCCATCCCCAGGTGGTCCGGTACGACGGCACCAACCTGGAGGCGGTGCGCCGGGCCGTGCTGGCCTGCCTCCGGCGGGACGACGCCTGCGAGGACGACGGGGCCTAG
- the rpsT gene encoding 30S ribosomal protein S20: MANHKSAAKKAAHDAEARLRNRANRSAMKSAVKKFLAVVASGNKAEATTLLPGTLGVVDKACRKGVLHKNAANRAKSRLTLKVNALA, encoded by the coding sequence ATGGCCAATCACAAGTCCGCCGCCAAGAAAGCCGCCCACGACGCCGAAGCGCGCCTGCGCAATCGCGCCAACCGCTCCGCGATGAAGTCCGCCGTCAAGAAGTTCCTGGCCGTGGTCGCCAGCGGCAACAAGGCTGAGGCCACCACCCTCCTGCCCGGCACCCTGGGCGTGGTCGACAAGGCCTGCCGCAAGGGCGTGCTCCACAAGAACGCCGCCAACCGCGCCAAGAGCCGCCTGACCCTCAAGGTCAACGCGCTGGCCTAG
- a CDS encoding class I SAM-dependent methyltransferase, with the protein MHRLPPVLRACAALVLAYLLLLAVARAGLLPAALQGAKAVGIMGILAAGAGLGFGLAPGWVAPLLLLPWAMDALLRSALPAWTWPLGLLLLLLVFGGGLFTRVPLYHSNRAAWAALLGLCPASLLRFADLGAGFGGPLAHLARNRPDGFFLGVEASPFPFLVAWLRTLPLRGNCAVRLGSLWALDLAGYDVVYAFLSPAPMPRLWEKARREMRPGTLLVSNTFEIPGVTPEARIPLPGRRDACLYLYRM; encoded by the coding sequence ATGCACCGCCTTCCCCCCGTCCTGCGGGCCTGCGCCGCCCTGGTCCTGGCCTACCTCCTCCTGCTCGCGGTGGCCCGGGCCGGCCTGCTCCCCGCCGCCCTCCAGGGGGCGAAGGCGGTCGGGATCATGGGCATCCTGGCCGCCGGGGCCGGCCTCGGCTTCGGCCTGGCCCCGGGCTGGGTGGCGCCACTGCTCCTCCTGCCCTGGGCCATGGACGCCCTGCTCCGCAGCGCCCTGCCGGCCTGGACCTGGCCCCTGGGCCTCCTCCTGCTCCTCCTCGTTTTCGGAGGCGGCCTCTTCACCCGGGTGCCCCTCTACCACTCCAACCGCGCCGCCTGGGCGGCCCTCCTCGGCCTGTGCCCGGCCTCCCTCCTGCGCTTCGCCGACCTGGGCGCGGGCTTCGGAGGGCCCCTGGCCCACCTGGCCCGGAACCGGCCGGATGGCTTCTTCCTCGGGGTGGAGGCCTCCCCCTTCCCCTTCCTCGTCGCCTGGCTCCGCACCCTGCCCCTGCGGGGGAACTGCGCGGTCCGTCTGGGCAGCCTCTGGGCCCTGGACCTGGCGGGCTACGACGTCGTCTACGCCTTCCTCAGCCCGGCCCCCATGCCCCGGCTGTGGGAGAAGGCCCGGCGGGAGATGCGCCCGGGCACCCTCCTCGTCTCCAACACCTTCGAGATTCCGGGCGTGACCCCGGAGGCCCGGATTCCCCTCCCGGGCCGCCGAGACGCCTGCCTCTACCTCTACCGCATGTAG
- a CDS encoding pyridoxal-phosphate-dependent aminotransferase family protein, which produces MREETLTMIPGPTPVHPAILGALARPTVSHVAPGFVAESKEAIDGFRRLCRSEKGQAFVVAGGGTLSMEMAVVNLVAPGEKLLVVSHGYFGDRFIDLAQSFGIQVDALKAEWGKVVPPAELEAKLKAGSYAAVTITHVDTSTGTLSPVAEYAKFLKGRPEMFILDGVCATGGVDERMDDWGVDVILTAPQKAIAAPPGVALVTFSERALARRQARASVPGYYADILRWLPIMQDPGKYFSTPAVNEVTALAEALRMIHREGLDARFARHARIAQAVRAGVAALGLELFTDAGNRGDTLSVIRLPEGVEDLAFRKGMAERGIVVAGGLGPIAGKTFRLGHMGNIAAGEITAVLKALEETLASLGVKVTPGAAVAAAAPFLP; this is translated from the coding sequence ATGCGCGAAGAGACCCTGACCATGATTCCCGGCCCGACGCCGGTGCATCCCGCCATTCTCGGCGCCCTGGCCAGGCCGACGGTGAGCCACGTGGCCCCCGGCTTCGTGGCCGAATCGAAGGAGGCCATCGACGGCTTCCGCAGGCTCTGCCGCTCCGAGAAGGGGCAGGCCTTCGTCGTCGCCGGCGGCGGCACGCTGTCCATGGAGATGGCGGTGGTGAACCTGGTGGCCCCGGGCGAGAAGCTGCTGGTGGTCAGCCACGGCTACTTCGGCGACCGCTTCATCGACCTGGCCCAGTCCTTCGGGATCCAGGTGGACGCGCTCAAGGCGGAGTGGGGCAAGGTCGTGCCCCCCGCGGAACTGGAGGCGAAACTGAAGGCGGGCTCGTACGCGGCCGTCACCATCACCCACGTGGACACCTCCACGGGCACCCTCAGTCCCGTGGCCGAGTACGCCAAATTCCTCAAGGGCCGTCCCGAGATGTTCATCCTGGACGGCGTCTGCGCCACGGGCGGCGTGGACGAGCGCATGGACGACTGGGGCGTGGACGTGATCCTCACCGCCCCCCAGAAGGCCATCGCGGCCCCGCCGGGGGTGGCCCTGGTGACCTTCTCCGAGCGGGCGCTGGCGCGCCGGCAGGCCCGGGCCTCGGTCCCCGGCTACTACGCCGACATCCTGCGCTGGCTGCCCATCATGCAGGATCCGGGCAAGTACTTCTCCACCCCCGCGGTCAACGAGGTCACCGCCCTGGCGGAGGCCCTGCGCATGATCCACCGGGAGGGCCTCGACGCCCGCTTCGCCCGGCATGCCCGCATCGCCCAGGCTGTGCGGGCGGGCGTGGCGGCCCTGGGCCTGGAGCTCTTCACCGATGCGGGCAACCGGGGCGACACCCTTTCCGTCATCCGGCTCCCCGAGGGCGTGGAGGACCTGGCCTTCCGCAAGGGCATGGCCGAGCGCGGCATCGTCGTGGCCGGCGGGCTGGGTCCCATCGCGGGCAAGACCTTCCGCCTGGGCCACATGGGCAACATCGCGGCCGGCGAGATCACCGCCGTGCTGAAGGCCCTGGAGGAGACGCTCGCTTCCCTGGGCGTCAAGGTCACCCCCGGCGCCGCGGTCGCCGCGGCCGCGCCCTTCCTGCCCTGA
- the gluQRS gene encoding tRNA glutamyl-Q(34) synthetase GluQRS has translation MTVTGRFAPSPTGELHLGNLRTALASWLSARAAGGRWIIRMEDVDTARCRAALGDAQLRDLAALGLESDAPVLWQSRRGGAYRVALEALHRAGRLYPCVCTRKDLATLASAPHAEDGLRPYPGTCRARPLPFLRPDALRCRLPEGPVAWEDLGLGPQVDDPAALTGDPLLHRRDGCYAYHLAVVVDDGAQGVTEVVRGQDLRSVTATHLRLQEALGLPRPRYAHLGLVTAPDGSRLGKRDGALGLARLQHRGLPVAAILGWLGWSLGCLDRPEPATAADLAGRFRWDRVPRGPVAVPADWV, from the coding sequence ATGACCGTCACCGGCCGCTTCGCGCCCTCCCCCACCGGCGAACTCCACCTGGGCAACCTCCGCACGGCCCTCGCCTCCTGGCTTTCGGCCCGGGCGGCGGGGGGCCGCTGGATCATCCGCATGGAGGACGTGGACACCGCTCGCTGCCGGGCCGCCCTCGGCGACGCCCAGCTGCGGGACCTGGCCGCCCTGGGCCTGGAGAGCGACGCGCCGGTCCTGTGGCAGTCCCGGCGGGGCGGGGCCTACCGGGTCGCCCTGGAGGCCCTGCACCGGGCGGGGCGCCTCTACCCCTGCGTGTGCACCCGGAAGGACCTGGCCACCCTGGCCTCGGCCCCCCACGCGGAGGATGGCCTGCGGCCCTACCCCGGCACCTGCCGCGCCCGGCCCCTGCCGTTCCTGCGCCCCGATGCGCTCCGGTGCCGGCTGCCGGAGGGGCCCGTGGCCTGGGAGGATCTGGGCCTGGGCCCCCAGGTGGATGACCCGGCCGCCCTGACGGGGGATCCCCTGCTGCACCGCCGGGATGGCTGCTATGCCTACCACCTGGCCGTGGTCGTGGACGACGGGGCCCAGGGCGTGACGGAAGTCGTGCGGGGCCAGGATCTCCGGAGCGTCACGGCCACCCACCTTCGGCTGCAGGAGGCCCTGGGCCTGCCCCGCCCCCGCTATGCCCACCTGGGCCTCGTGACGGCCCCGGACGGGTCCCGGCTGGGCAAACGGGACGGGGCCCTGGGCCTGGCCCGCCTGCAGCACCGGGGCCTGCCGGTGGCGGCGATCCTCGGCTGGCTGGGCTGGAGCCTGGGCTGCCTGGACCGGCCCGAACCCGCCACGGCGGCGGACCTGGCCGGGCGGTTCCGGTGGGACCGGGTGCCCCGGGGGCCGGTGGCCGTGCCGGCCGACTGGGTGTGA
- a CDS encoding L-lactate permease, whose amino-acid sequence MPWTQNYSALRGSLLLTALVVALPIVFLFWALAVKRMKGHLAGPLTLLLTIVISVAVYHMPVKAALSASLLGMVTGLFPIGWIILTAVFLFNLTVESGQFEVIKASISSLSPDRRVQALLIAFSFSAFMEGVAGQGAPVAVAAAMLIGLGFPALPAAVICLVANTPPVPFGPVGVPTLMMSTVTGIPGTVMARAVGYDMALFALGIPFFMVWVMVGFRRALEVLPAALVAGASYAAASFAVSTWFGPELPAITASIVSLLALVVFLKFWQPASVWTFPEEGRAAEVRRHSAAEVLRAWSPFIILMVIMGLWGTPFFKKWVAGHNLFVMVKEWPGLHGLVLKGAPIVAKPAVYGANYKWDYFAAPGTAMFLAAVLSTFVLRLSPATSLRVLRRTFRQLRFALVTLASVIGLGFLANYSGMSFTLGLAFAVLTGMAFPVFSPVIGLVGVFLTGSVTSSAALFGKLQQVTAMHLGLNPVLTTSANLFGGVMGKLISPQSIAVACAAVGLVGQETDIFRRTLKYSLILLCIVIAVVLVQAFVLPWILPVAPAAS is encoded by the coding sequence ATGCCCTGGACCCAGAACTATTCCGCCCTGAGGGGGAGCCTCCTCCTCACCGCCCTCGTCGTCGCGCTGCCCATCGTCTTCCTGTTCTGGGCCCTCGCGGTCAAGCGCATGAAGGGCCATCTCGCGGGCCCCCTCACGCTGCTGCTGACCATCGTCATCAGCGTGGCGGTGTACCACATGCCCGTGAAGGCGGCGCTCTCGGCCAGCCTCCTGGGCATGGTGACGGGGCTCTTCCCCATCGGCTGGATCATCCTCACGGCGGTGTTCCTCTTCAACCTGACGGTGGAGTCGGGCCAGTTCGAGGTGATCAAGGCCTCCATCTCCTCCCTGAGCCCGGACCGGCGCGTGCAGGCCCTCCTCATCGCCTTCTCGTTCTCGGCCTTCATGGAGGGCGTGGCGGGGCAGGGCGCGCCGGTGGCGGTGGCGGCCGCGATGCTCATCGGGCTGGGGTTCCCGGCCCTGCCGGCGGCCGTCATCTGCCTGGTGGCCAACACGCCGCCCGTGCCCTTCGGGCCCGTGGGCGTGCCCACCCTCATGATGTCCACCGTCACCGGCATCCCCGGCACCGTGATGGCGCGGGCGGTGGGCTACGACATGGCGCTCTTCGCGCTGGGCATCCCCTTCTTCATGGTGTGGGTGATGGTGGGCTTCCGCCGGGCCCTGGAGGTGCTGCCCGCGGCGCTGGTGGCCGGGGCGAGCTACGCCGCCGCCTCCTTCGCCGTCTCCACCTGGTTCGGCCCCGAGCTGCCGGCCATCACCGCCTCCATCGTGAGCCTGCTCGCGCTGGTGGTCTTCCTGAAGTTCTGGCAGCCCGCCTCCGTGTGGACCTTCCCGGAGGAGGGGCGCGCCGCGGAGGTCCGCAGGCACTCCGCCGCCGAGGTGCTCCGGGCCTGGTCCCCCTTCATCATCCTCATGGTGATCATGGGCCTCTGGGGCACGCCCTTCTTCAAGAAGTGGGTGGCGGGCCACAACCTGTTCGTGATGGTGAAGGAATGGCCCGGCCTCCACGGGCTCGTGCTGAAGGGCGCCCCCATCGTGGCCAAGCCGGCCGTCTACGGCGCCAACTACAAGTGGGACTACTTCGCCGCGCCGGGCACGGCCATGTTCCTGGCGGCGGTGCTCTCGACCTTCGTGCTCCGGCTCTCCCCCGCGACGAGCCTCCGGGTCCTGAGGCGCACGTTCCGGCAGCTGCGCTTCGCGCTGGTGACCCTGGCCTCCGTCATCGGCCTGGGCTTCCTGGCCAACTACTCCGGCATGTCCTTCACCCTCGGCCTGGCCTTCGCCGTCCTGACGGGGATGGCCTTCCCGGTGTTCTCGCCGGTGATCGGGCTGGTGGGCGTCTTCCTCACGGGCAGCGTGACCTCGTCGGCGGCGCTGTTCGGGAAGCTGCAGCAGGTGACGGCGATGCACCTCGGCCTGAACCCGGTGCTCACCACCTCGGCCAACCTCTTCGGCGGGGTCATGGGCAAGCTCATCTCGCCCCAGAGCATCGCCGTGGCCTGCGCGGCGGTCGGTCTTGTCGGCCAGGAGACGGACATTTTCCGGCGCACCCTCAAGTACTCGCTGATCCTCCTCTGCATCGTCATCGCCGTGGTGCTGGTCCAGGCCTTCGTCCTGCCCTGGATCCTCCCCGTCGCGCCCGCCGCAAGCTGA
- the motA gene encoding flagellar motor stator protein MotA produces the protein MFFIIGLVVVIGAVLAGYTMEGGKIHVLMEPLPAEGTILLGAAIGAFLAGNTMNTIKSVVSNLAKPLKGSRYTKAVYMESLMMQYEVYVNIKKGGLLALEQDVNDPHSSSIFKKYPAVANDHHAMDFFCDSMKLLINGSAKIDEIDQVMDMDLDVHHAESAAPGAAVNVMADGFPAFGICACVMGVVITMGFLDQPPNVIGGKVGSALVGTFLGIFLAYGVFAPLAKHIDQVNAAESHFFNALRAGLVAFGNGAAPVTAVEFARRNIPGPERPGASELEEVVRQIKPR, from the coding sequence ATGTTTTTCATTATTGGCCTTGTCGTCGTCATTGGCGCCGTGCTGGCTGGCTACACCATGGAGGGTGGCAAGATCCACGTCCTCATGGAGCCCCTGCCGGCCGAGGGCACCATCCTCCTGGGGGCCGCCATCGGCGCCTTCCTGGCGGGCAACACCATGAATACCATCAAATCCGTGGTGTCCAACCTCGCCAAGCCCCTGAAGGGCAGCCGGTACACCAAGGCGGTGTACATGGAATCGCTCATGATGCAGTACGAGGTCTACGTCAACATCAAGAAGGGGGGCCTCCTCGCCCTGGAGCAGGACGTCAACGACCCCCACAGCTCGAGTATTTTCAAGAAATACCCCGCCGTCGCCAACGATCACCACGCCATGGACTTCTTCTGCGACTCCATGAAGCTCCTGATCAACGGTTCGGCCAAGATCGACGAGATCGACCAGGTGATGGACATGGACCTGGACGTGCACCACGCCGAGAGCGCCGCCCCCGGGGCCGCCGTGAACGTGATGGCCGACGGGTTCCCCGCCTTCGGCATCTGCGCCTGCGTCATGGGCGTGGTGATCACCATGGGCTTCCTGGACCAGCCCCCCAACGTCATCGGCGGCAAGGTCGGCTCCGCCCTGGTGGGCACCTTCCTCGGCATCTTCCTGGCCTACGGCGTGTTCGCCCCCCTGGCCAAGCACATCGACCAGGTGAACGCCGCCGAGAGCCATTTCTTCAACGCCCTCCGGGCCGGCCTGGTGGCCTTCGGCAACGGCGCCGCCCCCGTGACCGCGGTCGAATTCGCCCGCCGCAACATCCCCGGCCCCGAACGCCCCGGCGCTTCCGAGCTGGAAGAGGTGGTGCGCCAGATCAAGCCGCGGTAA